From the Burkholderia sp. WP9 genome, the window TGTATCTGATGCGCGTGGAGAAGCTCGATGCCGGCGCATTGGAGACGCTGCTCAATCGCGAAAGCGGTCTTGCCGGCTACGCGGATGGCGAGAGCGATATGCAGGCGTTGGAAAAACGCGCTGCGGCGGGCGATGCGAATGCGTCGCTCGCGATCGATGCCTTTGCCACTGCGGTGCGCAAGACGATCGGCGGCTATGCGGCGTTGCTGGGCGGAATCGATTTGCTGGTGTTTACCGGCGGCATTGGCGAGCACAGCGAGGCGATTCGCACGCGCGTCTGCGACGGACTGGCTTTCATGGGACTAACCGAAGGCGATCCGGCGGGCAAGGTGCAGGCGATTCACACCGAGGAGGAAAAGCAGATCGCGCGGCATTGCCGCGCGCTGTTACGTCAGGCAATCAAGGGCTGACTTCATTCGGGCTTGATGACGGTGTGATCCAGAACGCCCGTTACGCCGAACAGGCGCGTCACGTCTTCGAGTGCAGCGGTGCGTTGCTGGTCGCGCTGCAACTCGCCATGCAGCGTGATACGGCCGCGCGAGACTTGGACCTTCACGGCATGGTCGGGAACCGCGGCGTCCCAGGCGAGACGCCGCGTCGCTTCCATGGCGATCTGTGCGTCGCTCAGGC encodes:
- a CDS encoding BON domain-containing protein, producing MPHARTAKTKAHNTRLSDAQIAMEATRRLAWDAAVPDHAVKVQVSRGRITLHGELQRDQQRTAALEDVTRLFGVTGVLDHTVIKPE